The Gemmatimonadaceae bacterium DNA segment TCGGTGGACGGCGTGGTCGTGCTGGACGTCAGCTCCGATGCGAGCCACAACCGCAGTGTCGTCACCTTCGTCGCGCCGGTCGAGAAGGCCGCCGAGGCCGCCTTTCGGGGCATCAAGGTCGCCAGCGAGCGGATCGACCTCACCAAGCACAGCGGCGAACACCCGCGTATCGGTGCCACCGACGTCTGCCCGTTCATCCCGCTCGAAGGCGCCTCGATGCAGGACTGCATCGTCCTCGCGCGCACGCTCGGCGAGCGCGTCGGCAGCGAGTTGAGCATCCCGGTGTTCCTCTACGAACGTGCCGCGACGCGGCCCGACCGCACGAACCTCGCGGACATCCGTCGCGGCGAGTTCGAACAGGCCCGTGAAGAGCTCGGCACGAATCCCAATCGCGTGCCGGACTTCGGACCCAACAAGATCCACCCCACCGCCGGCGCCACTGTCATCGGTGCGCGGCCGTTTCTCGTCGCCTACAACGTGTACCTCGGCGGCAAGGAGCACGTCGGCATCGCCAAGTCCGTGGCCAAGGCCGTGCGCGGCTCCAGTGGAGGCCTCAAGGGCGTGAAGGGCCTCGGACTCGAGGTGGATGGGCAGGCGCAGGTGTCGATGAACCTCGTGGACCTCGACGCCACTCCCCTGCACCGTGCCTACGAGATGGTGAAGATGGAAGCCGAGGCGCTGGGCGTGACGCCGACCTGGAGCGAGGTCGTCGGGTTGGTGCCGGAGCGGGCGCTGTTCGAGACCGCCGCGCGACACCTGCGCTGGAAG contains these protein-coding regions:
- the ftcD gene encoding glutamate formimidoyltransferase, whose product is MSLVECVPNFSEGRDQPTIDAIRDAIASVDGVVVLDVSSDASHNRSVVTFVAPVEKAAEAAFRGIKVASERIDLTKHSGEHPRIGATDVCPFIPLEGASMQDCIVLARTLGERVGSELSIPVFLYERAATRPDRTNLADIRRGEFEQAREELGTNPNRVPDFGPNKIHPTAGATVIGARPFLVAYNVYLGGKEHVGIAKSVAKAVRGSSGGLKGVKGLGLEVDGQAQVSMNLVDLDATPLHRAYEMVKMEAEALGVTPTWSEVVGLVPERALFETAARHLRWKDYTPNAVLERKVRAAVQGGESLAGFVGDVASSAPVPGGGSVVALVGSLAAALAQMVSGLTVGRKKYAAVEDEMKELGLRANALVRRLKALKDEDAAAYTLVSNAYKLPKDTPEQETARTAAIQAGLMKAAEVPLETARWCAEVAELAAICAVKGNTNAASDAGVGALLAEAAAKGAAYNVRINVVAMPDKAAGAALAEEAQRLVAAASDAAKRATSAVEAQL